In Aspergillus oryzae RIB40 DNA, chromosome 6, one genomic interval encodes:
- a CDS encoding uncharacterized protein (predicted protein), whose amino-acid sequence MKTERTVILPWLLSASLALAQTFVPRAGPDPALGQAEYDRFCPSQNGTIKTLSPSSSVVVHCDAIPRLPVLGDREWTASMEDCGLWCENMGTACMASFWDPRDGACYWSGAQAVEPRTKYVSLVQMTSLDSCDKEKEQCFKAKAQCLNDKAACLKAKGECEKREQTCLRDKKNCEGREQTCLRDKKNCEAREASLRRDLQARNREIARFRERTPCNAVHGQGRIVGNRIFKILCNHQWLKPHEFATHHSGHETLSNRRKRQHIYGEYLQMPLVDTVLCNWNYRIGKLCCSYLLSIIGLAVWQAASPYKRLFCATNLLHDTQVGITLPLGIAYILSWQLPKENNAITWSVGTRVLQATTWPSLIGADSTASKRVSWLVFCLGWAITVGHVLVSIAGIITPLGLHDRIKPAASTSVPFVYVPDRSPYGLGTPPRPDAPFSRSCGGSGWVVCPGSNGTDAYFLVNKTIHDIIPNNGTYSARLPYNLTQIFSSATSGTNNTVSGPFDIQYRQVFPTAMTQVDNGEPYIVGSYRVMDSLILHDKIEAIEGLIVDSTRGGLGYRNHTVPANLPTGGRWTEDITWLQPLIECVNTNLSIRYTLNYTDYNGNRVESHNVRLKDNGGFFNLPLKGPRYNITDIQANPDLHTRATQLAFFHNNMLMWALGLASSNISGPRNVTSRTEYPLVINGTTSGDQHNAYRPDSIQIPGSDGLFINSDLNTTNDLWSFQDTTLMCRGLLSQYTLDPLDNATVGIDCGLLQAAPRRLDGADPRVYDAGSEWEQDMYMCASAVEASIKTVEFTLNGTSTLEDLTVSSVKDKVYKSQDAQPLWAIEITGQPNTVAAPLWGLISHEYAAAENLITIKSEKLLLPPSYPYSATVVNARDSLAASYAPMAAQHVALGESFLGQITSRWTLDVPIADYTGKSNFALSRRWQQLSAGGEQGAATNLKLILTDILATATIGSQTPIGLSGSDTGRLGGSLPSGDKMVRIEPFQRKIEYNLAYAVPAFITLALWVVVLVAFSIALIGSRFSFSKLRQQLNLSSVGRLYTNLVYPDVCEVGAKTETWIEQAGGLKFQLDRKGESDPEDPSAESQLIEEQQSHETSSE is encoded by the exons ATGAAAACTGAACGTACTGTTATCCTCCCCTGGCTTCTATCAGCGAGCCTGGCCCTTGCTCAAACCTTTGTTCCTAGGGCTGGGCCCGATCCTGCACTCGGCCAGGCAGAATACGACCGATTCTGCCCCAGCCAAAATGGCACTATAAAGACGCTTTCACCCAGCTCCAGTGTCGTAGTGCACTGTGACGCTATACCACGGCTACCGGTGTTGGGCGACCGCGAATGGACAGCATCAATGGAAGACTGTGGTCTTTGGTGTGAGAACATGGGTACTGCTTGTATGGCCAGCTTTTGGGACCCGAGAGACGGGGCATGCTACTGGTCTGGGGCTCAAGCTGTCGAACCGAGGACTAAGTATGTGTCATTGGTTCAAATGACATCCCTGGACTCTTGTGATAAGGAAAAGGAGCAGTGTTTCAAAGCCAAGGCCCAGTGTCTTAATGATAAGGCAGCATGTTTGAAAGCCAAAGGGGAGTGCGAGAAGCGAGAACAAACATGTTtaagagacaaaaagaacTGCGAAGGGAGAGAACAAACATGTTtaagagacaaaaagaacTGCGAGGCCAGAGAAGCAAGCTTGAGGCGAGATTTACAAGCACGTAACAGGGAAATAGCGAGGTTCAGGGAGCGGACTCCTT GCAATGCCGTCCATGGCCAAGGCCGGATTGTTGGCAACCGGATATTCAAAATTTTGTGTAATCATC AATGGTTGAAACCTCACGAATTTG CCACACACCACAGTGGTCACGAGACGCTCTCGAATCGCCGGAAAAGACAACATATTTACGGCGAATATTTGCAAATGCCCCTCGTGGATACTGTGCTTTGCAATTGGAATTATCGTATTGGTAAACTCTGTTGCTCGTATTTGTTGTCGATCATTGGGCTAGCGGTTTGGCAGGCAGCA AGTCCTTACAAAAGGCTCTTCTGTGCTAcaaatcttctccatgacACACAAG TCGGTATTACCCTCCCACTAGGTATAGCCTACATCCTGAGCTGGCAGCTCCCCAAGGAGAATAATGCCATTACCTG GTCTGTAGGCACGCGCGTCCTCCAAGCAACCACATGGCCATCCCTCATAGGAGCAGACAGTACTGCGTCGAAGCGAGTCAGTTGGCTTGTGTTCTGCCTTGGGTGGGCGATCACCGTTGGCCATGTGCTCGTCAGTATTGCCGGTATCATTACCCCCCTTGGACTTCACGATCGAATCAAGCCCGCCGCGTCTACCTCGGTGCCCTTTGTCTATGTGCCAGATCGGTCGCCTTACGGCCTAGGAACTCCACCTCGCCCCGACGCACCATTTTCACGAAGTTGTGGGGGATCGGGCTGGGTTGTTTGTCCTGGATCCAACGGGACCGATGCGTacttcctcgtcaacaagaCGATCCATGATATCATCCCCAATAATGGCACCTATTCCGCCCGACTTCCCTACAACCTGACACAGATCTTCTCGAGCGCTACCTCGGGGACGAACAATACGGTATCCGGGCCCTTTGACATCCAATACCGACAGGTATTCCCGACAGCCATGACGCAAGTGGATAATGGCGAGCCATATATAGTTGGCTCATACCGGGTGATGGATAGCCTTATCCTACACGATAAGATCGAAGCGATCGAGGGACTCATCGTCGACAGTACCAGGGGCGGACTGGGATATCGCAACCACACAGTGCCGGCGAATCTTCCGACGGGGGGACGCTGGACGGAGGATATCACTTGGCTGCAGCCACTGATAGAATGTGTGAACACCAATCTCAGCATACGATACACGCTAAACTACACGGATTATAATGGCAACAGAGTTGAATCGCACAACGTGCGCCTCAAAGACAACGGCGGGTTCTTCAACCTTCCGCTTAAGGGTCCAAGGTACAATATAACCGATATACAGGCAAACCCTGACCTGCATACTCGAGCAACACAGCTGGCGTTTTTTCATAACAACATGTTAATGTGGGCATTGGGGCTCGCTAGCTCTAATATTAGCGGTCCTCGCAATGTTACATCGAGGACGGAATACCCTCTGGTCATAAACGGGACCACATCTGGTGACCAACACAATGCCTACAGGCCGGACTCGATCCAGATCCCTGGGAGCGACGGCCTATTCATAAATTCGGACCTTAATACCACGAATGACTTGTGGAGCTTCCAAGACACGACTCTGATGTGTCGCGGATTGCTTTCTCAGTACACCTTGGACCCTCTTGATAATGCCACAGTGGGCATTGACTGTGGACTGCTCCAGGCCGCGCCGCGACGGTTAGATGGTGCGGATCCTCGTGTCTATGACGCAGGCTCGGAGTGGGAGCAGGATATGTATATGTGCGCGAGTGCTGTCGAGGCATCGATCAAAACCGTGGAGTTTACTCTTAATGGAACCTCCACGCTGGAGGATCTTACTGTGTCCAGCGTGAAAGATAAGGTCTACAAATCGCAGGATGCGCAGCCTTTATGGGCGATTGAGATCACCGGACAGCCAAACACGGTGGCTGCTCCTCTGTGGGGTCTTATTAGCCACGAATATGCAGCTGCGGAGAACCTCATTACCATAAAATCGGAGAAGCTCCtccttccaccgtcatacCCATACAGCGCCACCGTTGTCAACGCAAGGGACAGTCTGGCTGCCAGCTATGCTCCCATGGCGGCCCAACATGTAGCCCTCGGCGAGAGCTTTTTGGGGCAAATCACCTCAAGGTGGACCCTGGATGTGCCCATCGCAGACTACACAGGAAAGTCCAATTTTGCGCTGTCGCGACGCTGGCAGCAGCTATCAGCCGGTGGTGAGCAGGGCGCTGCTACCAATTTGAAGTTGATCCTCACCGACATCCTGGCAACGGCGACAATCGGCTCGCAGACTCCTATCGGTCTCAGTGGTAGCGACACCGGTCGTCTCGGAGGCTCACTGCCTTCTGGTGACAAAATGGTCCGCATTGAGCCTTTCCAGCGGAAGATCGAGTACAATCTTGCATACGCCGTACCAGCGTTCATCACGTTAGCCTTGTGGGTCGTCGTGCTAGTTGCCTTCTCCATTGCGTTGATCGGCTCCCGCTTCTCTTTTTCGAAACTGCGACAGCAGCTGAACTTGAGCTCCGTTGGGCGCCTGTACACAAATTTGGTATATCCAGATGTGTGCGAGGTTGGTGCGAAGACAGAGACCTGGATCGAACAAGCTGGTGGGCTCAAGTTTCAACTGGATCGTAAGGGTGAAAGCGATCCCGAGGACCCGTCAGCTGAATCTCAGCTCATAGAAGAGCAACAGAGCCATGAGACATCGTCAGAATAG
- a CDS encoding PAN domain-containing protein (predicted protein), translating to MIKSTISTLLATAALVSSTCLTPDPSSCSCDMPTAAKNSRTECCPNPHASGIEKVGNIDFEYACGKYPRLYDIAAGLPAATADLCATLCAANPSCAAAGWNPSSRLCHLSTDTSGDTTYRVNSLLLTKTNFISPAHQCEEEVQEAVTKAQETCTREKDALKGELAQCKAASDPACWGNGGANLCTDSCTQQDLLVNGKKFQKKCDFQIDSFVGQELFQPIRDCIQQCSQQSDCVGVQGNPAGTSCWVYNDQWSIQAPRREPGWTLLLVA from the exons atgatcaaatcaacaatctCTACTCTGTTAGCCACTGCTGCCTTGGTGTCAAGCACATGTCTCACTCCGGATCCATCCTCATGTTCCTGCGACATGCCAACGGCAGCGAAGAATAGTAGAACTGAATGCTGCCCCAATCCACACGCCTCGGGTATCGAGAAAGTCGGCAACATCGACTTTGAATACGCATGCGGCAAATACCCTCGCCTTTACGACATTGCTGCCGGACTACCCGCTGCAACAGCCGACCTGTGCGCCACCCTCTGTGCAGCGAATCCATCCTGTGCGGCTGCCGGATGGAACCCTTCGAGTCGTCTCTGCCACCTATCCACAGATACCAGCGGCGACACAACCTACAGAGTGAACTCCCTGTTACTCACGAAGACCAATTTCATCTCCCCTGCCCATCaatgtgaagaggaagtccaagaagctgTAACCAAGGCTCAGGAAACATGCACCAGAGAAAAGGATGCCCTGAAGGGTGAGCTAGCACAGTGCAAGGCTGCGTCAGATCCAGCGTGTTGGGGCAACGGGGGTGCAAACCTCTGCACTGATAGCTGCACGCAACAAGATTTGCTTGTCAACGGTAAAAAGTTCCAAAAGAAATGCGACTTTCAAATTGATTCTTTTGTGGGTCAAGAGCTATTCCAGCCAATCCGGGACTGTATTCAGCAATGTAGTCAGCAGAGTGATTGTGTCGGTGTACAGGGTAACCCTGCCGGAACG TCATGCTGGGTGTACAACGACCAATGGTCTATCCAAGCTCCAAGGCGGGAGCCGGGGTGGACTCTGCTTCTAGTGGCTTAA
- a CDS encoding uncharacterized protein (predicted protein) has translation MPFYTLAVNYDPTSSSSNLGSLGVHKTRTLIITPDRETSDSLFRIIQDNPSGVNPQAPFKHVQRISPQMWSWTAQDNNSSKDQLAKLIIAINNRTAVITNDQSGNPLKRLQGRVTLHALPDWDSQTLTPIIPNIETADYISGNLFCIRNRRSPDKYWAKPPGDYHWIRLSSIIRTRFRIRAVGKPDGTVMIPDDHVEISVVRLDDNNNEQEFPLGYQDFSGRLAEVAKEQRIRIWFESFLAGGISLDYRGSENETNNAGAEQNDSGWKPTDDELTYPLYPVFYDESQRGGEIFIYLHGTSLSFFLSFFLSFFLYKDRVKKSIKFTIIT, from the exons ATGCCATTCTATACACTAGCTGTCAACTATGATCCCACTTCATCCAGCAGCAATCTTGGCAGCCTTGGTGTCCATAAAACACGGACCTTGATTATCACGCCTGATCGCGAGACCTCCGACTCCCTCTTCCGCATTATCCAGGATAACCCGAGTGGCGTCAATCCGCAAGCGCCCTTCAAACATGTCCAACGCATCTCCCCCCAGATGTGGTCATGGACCGCACAagacaacaacagcagcaaagATCAACTCGCAAAATTAATCATCGCCATCAACAACCGAACGGCAGTGATCACCAACGACCAAAGCGGTAACCCACTCAAGCGACTGCAAGGACGAGTCACCCTTCACGCGTTACCCGACTGGGATAGCCAGACCCTCACCCCTATCATTCCCAATATAGAAACAGCAGACTACATCTCTGGAAACCTCTTCTGTATCCGCAACAGGCGCTCTCCAGACAAGTACTGGGCCAAGCCGCCAGGAGACTACCACTGGATCCGCCTCTCTAGCATCATCCGCACCCGATTCCGCATCCGAGCCGTGGGCAAGCCCGACGGAACGGTCATGATCCCCGACGACCATGTCGAGATCTCCGTAGTCCGCCTGGATGATAATAACAATGAACAAGAATTCCCGCTCGGGTATCAAGACTTTAGCGGTCGACTAGCTGAAGTGGCCAAAGAGCAGCGAATTCGGATCTGGTTTGAGTCGTTCCTCGCTGGTGGAATCAGTCTCGACTACAGGGGAAGTGAGAATGAGACCAATAATGCCGGAGCCGAGCAGAACGACTCTGGGTGGAAGCCTACCGACGATGAGTTGACCTATCCTCTTTATCCGGTGTTTTATGATGAATCTCAACGTGGAGGGGAGAT ATTCATCTACTTACATGGaacttccctttctttctttctttctttctttctttctttctttctttacaAAGATCGTGTAAAGAAGTCAATTAAATTTACTATAATCACATAG
- a CDS encoding uncharacterized protein (predicted protein), whose protein sequence is MDPSGAHLGYHRGEMSRFNGYGLDVSDMVLLDLTSALDEKIPALANVYGGMLNLILQGSDATFQKAKNELLDQLSICVNRCLDEIYAPERVAKKSRMARKTDA, encoded by the exons ATGGACCCGTCTGGAGCGCA TCTTGGGTACCACCGTGGAGAGATGAGTCGGTTCAACGGGTATGGCTTGGATGTTTCGGACATGGTACTGTTGGACCTTACCTCGGCCCTCGACGAGAAGATCCCTGCACTTGCGAACGTTTATGGTGGCATGTTGAACCTGATTCTGCAGGGATCAGATGCCACGTTTCAGAAAGCGAAGAACGAGCTGCTTGATCAGTTGAGTATTTGCGTCAATCGTTGTTTGGACGAAATTTACGCTCCTGAACGCGTGGCTAAGAAATCCCGCATGGCAAGGAAGACTGATGCTTAG
- a CDS encoding zinc finger MYND domain-containing protein (predicted protein), giving the protein MDNLPRSTGICAHCQTPATKRCSGCRGAAEYDKVTPEPTFYCSSACQTQHWGEHKVKCKQLQARKSLSRAATLLQAILYRIRLHAHIFQFATAHIDGSKVTLDDIQNDKSKAYQPLKAVWMNIKSGDYQRVFDAIIMMNACAEAVMFLYGFIRPILSGRGVTKALPLL; this is encoded by the exons ATGGACAACCTACCGCGATCTACAGGGATCTGTGCCCACTGTCAGACCCCAGCAACCAAAAGATGCAGCGGATGCCGTGGAGCTGCAGAGTACGACAAGGTGACCCCAGAGCCCACATTCTACTGCAGCTCAGCCTGTCAGACACAGCACTGGGGCGAACACAAGGTCAAATGCAAGCAGCTGCAGGCCCGCAAATCTCTTTCAAGGGCTGCCACACTCCTTCAAGCAATACTATATCGAATCCGTCTACACGCTCATATATTCCAATTCGCAACTGCCCATATTGACGGATCTAAAGTGACTTTGGACGACATTCAAAACGACAAATCAAAGGCATATCAGCCTCTGAAGGCCGTATGGATGAACATAAAGAGTGGCGACTACCAACGCGTGTTCGATGCAATTATCATGATGAACGCTTGTGCAGAAGCTGTAATGTTTCTTTATGGATTCATTAGACCCATCCTATCGGGTAGAGGAGTCACCAAGGCCCT ACCTTTGCTCTAG
- a CDS encoding HET domain-containing protein (predicted protein), whose protein sequence is MDSFKYEPLDLDGPAFRLVRLCHGDGPDIHCELFQAWLYPEQSAISYETLSYTWGSTEIVERVQMNGKILGVTLNLYLALQHLRLQDEDRILWVDGICIDQANHKERGHQVRHMGDIYKQAERVIFWLGHPTYDTNVVLDSLHQLQKESTGYACRAWELTDPRWADLWSSVQPRLKDKYPDLRTRQRQGLEELLSRPWFRRVWILQEVANARAGLVCCGQKSVSTHIFPLAPLLIDIIPNTQSQAVLDIMPGPSRNGTWWNMNQDLYTLLQKFSASEARLPRDRVFALLGLSSDARDTDMLRPDYENSEKDVIHDVVYFLFDEHIYHSQRSRFNTLQDLIMNLEALNTLFLQYYMESPYLEDLEKVLERRCFGISEANITAAAHATRIAMSTGLGDKAGRDNGVDIGTIKVWDHLKNLEHVLQRRGYNIEVMADLLATIIKNADCWPATVNFFLHQRCNEFKITDPVLIALLNPPENVEEAAMTHVQEQQYQAQTTENMLRSTYVSGAPFGLQFIKLLLQQRGKGIQITDEVLCAAIPNTSSGVQFIQLLLQEQGNETIITDKALCRAASNKYNGVDIMEILLEQKGNEIIITEKVLCAAASNKYNGVDIMEVLLRRKGCCCIREVAPTTPSRSEF, encoded by the exons ATGGACTCGTTCAAATACGAACCTCTCGACCTGGATGGGCCAGCCTTTCGCCTCGTCCGTCTTTGCCACGGGGACGGGCCTGATATCCACTGCGAGCTCTTCCAGGCATGGCTCTACCCGGAGCAGAGCGCTATTTCATACGAAACTCTTTCCTATACGTGGGGTTCTACCGAAATTGTGGAGAGGGTACAAATGAACGGAAAGATTCTTGGGGTTACGCTAAACTTATACCTCGCGCTCCAGCACCTTCGCCTTCAAGATGAGGATCGCATCCTATGGGTGGATGGTATTTGCATCGACCAAGCCAACCATAAAGAGCGTGGACATCAGGTTCGACACATGGGAGACATATACAAGCAGGCAGAAAGAGTCATCTTTTGGCTGGGTCACCCAACATACGACACGAATGTGGTTCTGGATTCGCTACACCAGCTCCAGAAGGAAAGTACCGGGTATGCGTGTAGGGCGTGGGAACTAACGGACCCACGCTGGGCAGACCTCTGGTCAAGTGTACAGCCTCGTTTGAAGGACAAGTATCCAGACCTCCGAACCCGACAACGTCAAGGTCTGGAGGAACTTCTGAGCAGACCTTGGTTTAGGAGAGTGTGGATCTTGCAAGAAGTTGCCAATGCAAGAGCTGGCTTGGTGTGCTGTGGACAAAAGTCTGTCTCGACTCACATCTTCCCCCTCGCCCCTTTGTTAATTGACATAATCCCGAATACACAATCCCAAGCGGTCTTGGATATAATGCCTGGACCATCAAGAAATGGTACATGGTGGAACATGAACCAGGATCTTTATACCCTCCTACAAAAGTTCAGTGCGAGTGAAGCGCGCCTCCCCCGTGACAGGGTGTTTGCCTTGCTTGGACTGTCTTCGGATGCACGGGACACCGATATGCTAAGGCCCGATTATGAGAATAGTGAAAAGGATGTCATCCATGATGttgtttactttctttttgatgAACACATTTATCACAGTCAGCGATCGAGATTTAACACGTTGCAAGATTTGATAATGAACCTGGAGGCACTGAACACCCTTTTCTTGCAATACTATATGGAATCTCCGTACCTAGAAGACTTGGAAAAGGTTCTCGAAAGACGCTGCTTTGGGATTTCAGAGGCGAACATTACAGCTGCTGCACATGCAACCAGAATAGCCATGAGCACAGGTCTTGGAGACAAAGCTGGAAGGGATAACGGAGTGGACATTGGTACAATAAAGGTTTGGGACCATTTGAAGAACTTGGAGCACGTTCTCCAGCGTAGGGGTTACAACATTGAGGTCATGGCGGACTTACTGGCCACAATAATTAAAAACGCCGACTGTTGGCCAGCTACCGtgaatttctttcttcaccaaCGATGCAATGAGTTCAAGATCACAGATCCTGTGCTCATCGCCTTGCTAAACCCTCCTGAGAATGTTGAGGAAGCTGCAATGACTCATGTTCAGGAACAACAGTATCAGGCCCAGACGACAGAGAATATGCTTCGATCAACTTATGTGTCAGGGGCGCCTTTCGGGTTGCAATTCataaagcttcttctccagcaaCGAGGCAAGGGGATACAAATCACAGATGAAGTTCTCTGCGCAGCTATACCAAACACCTCTTCCGGAGTGCAATTCAtacagcttcttctccaagaacaGGGCAACGAAACCATAATCACAGATAAAGCCCTCTGTAGAGCAGCATCAAATAAATACAATGGGGTAGACATCATGGAGATACTTCTCGAACAAAAAGGCAACGAAATCATAATCACAGAGAAAGTCCTTTGtgcagcagcatcaaatAAATACAATGGGGTAGACATCATGGAGGTGCTTCTCAGACGAAAAG GCTGCTGTTGCATTCGGGAGGTGGCCCCGACTACCCCGAGCCGTTCCGAATTCTGA
- a CDS encoding uncharacterized protein (predicted protein) has product MVLRTFHIFPTRRGEAQLRLQACEQHDDWFIADQPHLFETFHRHLNMLAFDAEDTARMVRFFDALHINDRLLSTAAICRPRPGLAFTVREDYKSLLLSRAESISRLARNYGSQPPEISRLLGDIEVRSVDEVHVEWTIRSPSQETIEHYADRRLALIVKEKNRTQLYIRHRDADARNVQFEISEQLAQLSRGDFASHKL; this is encoded by the exons ATGGTCCTCCGCACCTTCCACATCTTTCCGACCAGGAGAGGCGAAGCCCAGCTGAGGCTGCAAGCCTGCGAACAGCATGATGATTGGTTTATTGCAGATCAACCCCACCTTTTTGAGACTTTCCATAGGCATCTGAACATGCTCGCCTTTGATGCGGAGGATACGGCACGCATGGTGAGATTCTTCGATGCGTTGCATATCAACGATCGGTTACTGTCTACGGCGGCCATTTGCAGGCCCCGGCCTGGTCTGGCCTTCACGGTGCGGGAGGACTACAAAAGTTTGCTCTTGTCCAGAGCTGAATCCATCTCTCG CTTAGCCCGGAATTATGGGTCTCAGCCGCCCGAGATATCCAGACTCCTTGGGGATATAGAAGTGCGGAGTGTTGATGAAGTGCATGTCGAATGGACCATTCGTTCCCCATCCCAGGAGACTATCGAACACTATGCGGATAGAAGATTAGCTTTGattgtgaaagagaagaatcGCACACAACTCTACATACGTCATAGAGATGCTGATGCACGCAATGTGCAGTTCGAGATCTCTGAACAGTTGGCTCAGTT ATCGAGGGGGGACTTTGCGAGCCACAAACTGTGA
- a CDS encoding HET domain-containing protein (predicted protein) has translation MPLVGQTSDDAVTLSRTEPSRPSMSRRETRVSMSYKEGFIEQWQQISARSPPHSGDSSPLDPPPIHDSPWRERSTAQSTSASQSSPERRSPVSETYSRCSNVPSGEIAEDQISVIGSWELDHQDGRSIAQVTDSHYQHRAPKSPTTPHIIFCPTMNELPEVDFEGRNIKGRTTLPARLQVLDIGVQTIFIARNSTTLIDYEPAFLGEVFVSEFLRHVLGSAYNPEEHWTSPLRSRRGYAPFTAPNNSPLSSFYIDARAGQAMTDFLITMLVKQAENWKFFPPDYHIDVQTTVDDISASFTWNMFNFDMARPQARKWRVQGSSQHQDRIYILIRVSNIYEDPMVRMFVDPWNMIEEEELLIKTPSNLVANIHSDARPGIELIDFQNKKSPQPDSFVSQISLYTALAISGQRSTVKSNVYVWKPLKEPARQIRLLHLLPGTGIEDLRGDLMIAAITDRVKYDAISYTWGSALQPFTLHTTEGNIPITTSLYVALMRMRKHKEAIWLWVDAVCINQKDDIEKAAQISMMPDIFRSATRVYAWIGEEEDGSSEVIQTIKQIAKQRLEPTMPSANRYQDIPPLGRTFWNNLGRLLERKWFRRI, from the exons ATGCCATTGGTTGGTCAAACATCCGACGACGCGGTAACATTATCCCGAACGGAGCCCTCTCGGCCCTCTATGAGCAGAAGGGAGACACGAGTAAGCATGAGCTATAAGGAAGGTTTCATAGAACAGTGGCAGCAGATTTCAGCCAGGTCGCCGCCACATTCCGGCGATAGTAGCCCGCTTGATCCGCCACCAATACATGACTCTCCCTGGAGAGAACGGTCAACAGCCCAGAGTACTAGTGCAAGTCAGTCATCGCCTGAACGTCGGAGCCCAGTTTCAGAGACATATTCTCGCTGCAGTAACGTGCCCTCTGGAGAAATCGCAGAGGATCAAATATCTGTTATCGGCAGTTGGGAACTGGACCACCAGGATGGTAGGAGTATCGCACAGGTTACAGACTCACATTACCAACATAGAGCACCGAAGTCTCCAACAACGCCTCACATAATATTTTGTCCCACCATGAACGAATTACCCGAAGTTGATTTCGAGGGAAGAAATATCAAAGGCCGGACAACACTCCCTGCGCGTCTGCAGGTGCTTGACATTGGGGTGCAAACTATATTCATAGCACGTAATTCTACTACCTTAATCGATTATGAGCCGGCGTTTCTTGGAGAGGTGTTT GTCTCTGAGTTTCTCCGCCATGTGCTTGGCAGCGCATATAATCCAGAAGAACATTGGACAAGTCCCCTGCGAAGTCGCCGTGGCTACGCCCCTTTCACGGCGCCTAATAATTCTCCTTTGTCAAGCTTTTACATTGATGCCAGAGCGGGACAAGCAATGACCGACTTTTTGATAACAATGTTGGTTAAGCAGGCAGAAAATTGGAAATTCTTCCCCCCGGATTATCATATTGATGTCCAGACCACGGTAGATGATATATCTGCATCCTTTACCTGGAACATGTTCAACTTCGACATG GCACGGCCGCAGGCACGTAAATGGCGGGTACAAGGCTCATCCCAGCACCAAGACCGCATCTACATTCTCATACGAGTCTCGAATATCTATGAGGATCCTATGGTCCGCATGTTCGTGGATCCATGGAATatgattgaagaggaagagctcCTGATAAAGACCCCATCAAACCTAGTCGCGAATATCCACAGTGACGCACGTCCTGGGATAGAGCTCATTGACTTCCAAAACAAGAAGTCACCGCAGCCTGATAGCTTCGTGTCCCAGATATCTTTGTATACTGCGCTGGCAATATCAGGTCAGCGCTCCACGGTTAAATCCAATGTGTACGTCTGGAAGCCATTGAAGGAACCCGCAAGACAGATaaggcttcttcatcttctgccAGGAACTGGTATCGAAGACCTTAGAGGGGATTTGATGATCGCAGCTATAACAGACCGGGTGAAATATGACGCTATTTCTTATACCTGGGGAAGTGCGCTTCAGCCCTTCACGCTGCACACCACGGAAGGGAATATTCCCATCACAACATCATTATATGTGGCATTGATGCGAATGCGTAAGCATAAAGAGGCAATTTGGCTCTGGGTAGACGCGGTCTGCATCAACCAgaaggatgatattgagaaggCAGCCCAGATATCCATGATGCCAGATATTTTTAGGTCGGCCACACGTGTCTACGCGTGGATcggtgaagaggaagatgggaGTTCTGAAGTTATACAGACCATAAAGCAGATTGCAAAGCAGAGGCTGGAGCCCACTATGCCGTCTGCGAACAGATACCAAGATATCCCGCCCCTCGGAAGGACATTCTGGAATAACCTAGGCAGGTTGCTTGAACGCAAATGGTTCCGGCGGATTTAG
- a CDS encoding uncharacterized protein (predicted protein) encodes MVDGYLPKLTREEAAIVKRRLPIGDSDMVPEEERTLCQDRIDYSHHADPNIAGFPGVTQAYIAIASEFADLFSPAVACCTVMGKVGIVPAKTRVGDRIAVFRSGRVPFILREKETLRDHYEVIGECYIDGMMHGEYIKQSAQYQDIKLV; translated from the coding sequence ATGGTCGACGGATATCTTCCAAAGCTTACTCGAGAGGAGGCTGCCATTGTTAAACGGAGACTGCCCATTGGCGACTCCGATATGGTGCCTGAAGAGGAGCGCACTTTATGTCAAGATAGGATAGATTATTCACATCATGCAGATCCTAATATTGCCGGTTTTCCCGGGGTGACCCAAGCGTACATCGCCATTGCCTCTGAATTTGCGGATCTCTTCTCACCTGCCGTTGCCTGCTGCACGGTAATGGGGAAAGTTGGCATTGTTCCGGCAAAGACTCGTGTGGGTGATAGAATTGCTGTCTTCCGGAGTGGCAGGGTACCTTTTATACTACgcgaaaaagaaactctCCGCGATCACTACGAGGTGATAGGGGAATGCTATATTGATGGCATGATGCATGGGGAATATATAAAGCAATCTGCACAGTATCAGGACATAAAGCTGGTCTAA